Proteins encoded in a region of the Paenibacillus sp. E222 genome:
- the gcvH gene encoding glycine cleavage system protein GcvH, giving the protein MSELKSDFLYSEEHEWVQTVGEDTVRIGITEFAQHQLGDIVFVELPDLESDVKAEDSIGTIESVKTVSDLFSPVSGTIIAVNDALQDSPELVNNSPYEEGWMIEIRVEGDLTAALSTLMNADAYRKHTE; this is encoded by the coding sequence ATGAGCGAATTGAAAAGTGATTTCCTGTACAGTGAAGAGCACGAATGGGTGCAGACCGTTGGGGAGGATACCGTACGTATTGGCATTACCGAGTTCGCGCAGCATCAGCTGGGTGACATTGTGTTTGTAGAATTGCCTGACCTGGAATCGGATGTAAAAGCGGAAGACAGTATTGGAACGATTGAATCCGTCAAAACCGTTTCAGATTTGTTTTCTCCTGTCAGTGGAACGATTATTGCTGTGAATGATGCATTGCAGGATTCCCCGGAGCTGGTTAACAACTCTCCTTATGAGGAAGGCTGGATGATCGAGATTCGTGTTGAAGGCGACCTGACAGCAGCGCTATCCACATTGATGAATGCGGATGCGTATCGTAAACATACGGAATAA
- a CDS encoding PTS mannitol transporter subunit IICB translates to MSSVDAKSEKSGGIRVGVQKFGRFLSGMVMPNMGAFIAWGLITALFIPKGWFPNADFALLVDPMIKYLLPLLIGYTGGTMVHGQRGGVVGAIMTIGVIVGSDIPMFLGAMIAGPLGAWVIKKFDKAVDGKIKSGFEMLVNNFSAGIIGGILALLALKGIGPFVEAISKVLSAGVEALMNAGLLPLVNLIIEPGKVLFLNNAINHGILTPIGTDQARELGQSVLFMLESNPGPGLGILLAYCFFGRGSAKSSAPGAVIIHFFGGIHEIYFPYILMRPILILAAMAGGVAGTLTFMLTGAGLVSAPSPGSIIAYSLLTPKGGYLGMFAGVAVAAIISFLVASILLKTGKQKDDEDLDSASNRMKDMKNQGKTGNLTVDKDNREADRAADIASSAVKTDINKIVFSCDAGMGSSAMGASILRKKMKAAGVDVAVTNTAISEIPQDADIVITQKTLTDRAKSVAPNAEHISIDNFLKSPEYEALVERLKSDS, encoded by the coding sequence ATGAGTTCAGTGGACGCAAAGTCCGAGAAAAGCGGAGGAATACGGGTCGGCGTTCAGAAGTTTGGACGTTTCCTGAGTGGTATGGTTATGCCAAACATGGGTGCATTTATCGCCTGGGGTCTAATTACGGCATTGTTCATTCCAAAAGGATGGTTCCCTAACGCAGATTTTGCATTGCTGGTTGATCCAATGATCAAATATTTGCTGCCTTTGCTTATCGGTTACACAGGCGGTACCATGGTACACGGCCAACGTGGTGGTGTAGTCGGTGCAATTATGACCATCGGGGTTATTGTCGGCAGTGACATTCCAATGTTCCTTGGAGCCATGATAGCCGGACCATTGGGAGCCTGGGTCATTAAAAAATTTGACAAGGCTGTTGATGGCAAAATCAAATCAGGGTTTGAGATGCTGGTTAACAACTTCTCCGCTGGTATTATTGGTGGGATTTTGGCCCTTCTAGCCCTTAAAGGCATCGGGCCTTTTGTTGAAGCAATTAGCAAGGTGTTATCGGCCGGGGTAGAAGCTTTGATGAATGCTGGACTTCTCCCGCTGGTCAATTTGATCATTGAGCCAGGAAAAGTATTATTCCTGAACAATGCGATCAACCATGGGATTTTGACGCCAATTGGTACGGATCAAGCAAGAGAACTGGGTCAATCCGTATTATTCATGCTTGAATCCAATCCAGGACCTGGACTCGGCATTTTGCTGGCATACTGCTTCTTCGGTCGCGGATCAGCCAAATCTTCCGCTCCAGGTGCTGTAATCATCCATTTCTTTGGCGGGATTCACGAGATTTATTTCCCTTACATTCTGATGAGACCGATACTGATTCTGGCTGCAATGGCTGGTGGTGTAGCGGGTACATTGACCTTCATGCTGACTGGAGCTGGTTTGGTGTCAGCACCGTCACCGGGAAGCATCATTGCATACTCGTTGTTAACACCTAAGGGTGGATATCTTGGCATGTTTGCAGGGGTAGCCGTAGCTGCAATCATCTCGTTCCTCGTAGCATCCATACTGCTCAAAACAGGTAAACAGAAGGACGACGAAGATCTGGACAGTGCGTCCAACCGCATGAAGGATATGAAAAATCAGGGCAAAACAGGCAACCTCACTGTTGATAAAGACAATCGGGAAGCTGACCGTGCAGCCGATATTGCTTCTTCGGCAGTAAAAACGGATATCAATAAAATTGTATTCTCCTGTGATGCAGGGATGGGTTCGAGTGCCATGGGGGCCTCCATTCTGCGCAAGAAAATGAAGGCAGCCGGTGTGGATGTTGCTGTAACCAATACGGCGATCAGTGAGATTCCACAAGATGCCGACATCGTCATCACACAGAAAACATTGACTGACCGGGCCAAATCCGTGGCTCCAAATGCAGAGCATATTTCCATCGATAACTTCCTGAAGAGTCCTGAATATGAGGCACTGGTGGAGCGCCTCAAATCCGACTCCTGA
- a CDS encoding BglG family transcription antiterminator — protein MSNITRRQREIVEFLLEHPHEVTAGDIAVAVKVSTRTVHRELQMIEQWLEPLGMRLEKKSGTGVRIDPGSDDLAVLRQQLELNEYVEFTPEERKLFMLCILLDEAEPVKLLALASDLKVTVSTASNDLDDLEPRIQLAGLKLVRRRGYGVKINGSELAHRMAISALALEYLDESDLFGRQAEHGVSKVNSKLLEMIGHEDVLTVENALWQPDIEWLENIPERQYMKLLIQLSVAVVRIRKGFGIGRGTQQDKKDVGMPLHGEQKVPEYLASRLCGVLSAQLGLEFVSEEQAYFHRLLIEIAQSIHSSRLLPVDDLVLLDMVRSLTDRMQQKTHYSFHEDRMLREGLIAHMEPVLERMDGRQLIRNPLLQQIRKDYESLFEDVKLAVREAWPHTDVPDEEIGFLVMHFGASIERLRVLKREIRAVVVCTSGIGSSRMLSSRLSKEIPEIRIVDSVSWYEAARIPKTEYDLVLSTVDLPMDKHQYYKVSPLLTAEESERLRHFIRTTTLQREHSPPPEAELRTIGRIADPVGLEATLIEIVQIIGKFQVFPLDNQEIGFFDTAYAMCSVLHQSGVLNNPEEIARLLEEREAIGSQKIPGTSLALFHTRSDGIHSPSITLFQLTEPLLRTTEDPTGVSHVLLMLGPRQLSKESLEVLSEISALLLQEEMITLLEKGNRDDLIHYLSQELAGFYRSKTEIGGIQT, from the coding sequence ATGAGTAATATTACAAGGAGACAGCGTGAAATCGTGGAGTTCCTGCTGGAGCATCCGCATGAGGTAACTGCTGGCGATATAGCTGTTGCGGTCAAAGTAAGCACTCGTACCGTACATCGGGAGTTGCAGATGATTGAACAATGGCTTGAGCCCCTTGGTATGAGATTGGAAAAAAAATCGGGAACCGGGGTTCGAATTGATCCCGGTTCCGATGATTTGGCCGTATTGCGTCAACAACTTGAGCTTAACGAATATGTGGAGTTTACGCCCGAAGAGCGTAAACTCTTCATGCTTTGTATTTTGCTGGATGAAGCCGAGCCTGTGAAGCTGCTTGCGCTGGCCTCAGATCTGAAGGTAACCGTGTCGACGGCAAGCAATGATCTGGACGATCTGGAGCCGCGCATTCAGCTGGCTGGCTTGAAGTTGGTTCGCAGGCGTGGATACGGGGTCAAAATCAATGGAAGCGAGCTGGCTCATCGCATGGCTATTTCCGCGCTTGCTCTTGAATATCTGGATGAATCCGATTTGTTCGGTAGACAAGCGGAGCATGGAGTTTCCAAAGTAAACAGCAAGCTTCTGGAAATGATAGGGCATGAGGATGTACTTACGGTCGAAAATGCATTATGGCAGCCGGATATTGAGTGGTTGGAAAATATACCGGAGCGTCAATACATGAAGCTGCTGATCCAATTGTCTGTAGCGGTTGTGCGGATTCGCAAAGGCTTTGGCATAGGTCGGGGTACTCAACAGGACAAAAAAGACGTTGGAATGCCTCTACATGGTGAGCAGAAGGTGCCGGAATATTTAGCTTCCAGACTGTGCGGTGTTCTATCTGCCCAACTTGGGCTGGAGTTTGTGAGCGAGGAGCAGGCTTATTTTCACAGGCTGCTGATTGAAATCGCGCAATCGATTCATTCCTCGCGTCTGCTGCCCGTAGACGATCTGGTCTTACTTGACATGGTTCGTTCCCTCACAGATCGGATGCAGCAGAAAACTCATTATTCGTTCCATGAGGATCGTATGCTCCGTGAAGGTCTGATTGCCCATATGGAGCCGGTGCTGGAACGAATGGATGGGCGGCAGCTCATCCGTAATCCGCTGCTTCAACAGATCCGCAAGGATTATGAATCACTGTTTGAGGATGTAAAGTTAGCGGTGCGAGAGGCTTGGCCCCATACGGATGTGCCGGACGAGGAGATCGGATTTTTGGTGATGCACTTCGGTGCTTCCATTGAACGGCTGCGTGTGCTGAAACGTGAGATCAGAGCAGTCGTCGTCTGTACGAGTGGGATCGGATCTTCACGGATGTTATCGAGCCGTCTGTCCAAGGAAATTCCCGAGATTCGGATTGTGGACAGTGTGTCCTGGTATGAAGCCGCACGTATACCGAAGACGGAATATGATCTGGTTCTCTCTACTGTGGATCTGCCGATGGATAAACATCAATACTACAAGGTGAGTCCACTGCTGACGGCAGAAGAAAGTGAACGTTTAAGGCACTTCATCAGGACAACGACGCTTCAGCGGGAACATAGCCCCCCACCTGAAGCTGAGTTAAGGACAATAGGACGAATTGCCGATCCAGTTGGACTGGAAGCAACCCTGATTGAAATCGTACAGATTATCGGCAAGTTTCAGGTGTTCCCGTTGGATAATCAGGAGATCGGATTTTTTGACACGGCCTACGCGATGTGCAGTGTTTTACATCAATCCGGTGTGTTAAATAATCCAGAAGAGATTGCCAGGCTGCTGGAGGAGCGTGAAGCGATTGGAAGCCAGAAAATTCCTGGGACTTCCCTCGCTTTGTTTCATACACGCAGTGATGGCATTCACAGTCCATCCATTACACTGTTCCAACTGACAGAGCCGCTTCTACGCACGACGGAAGACCCGACAGGTGTCAGCCATGTGCTCTTGATGCTAGGACCCAGACAGTTATCGAAGGAAAGCTTGGAGGTACTGAGTGAGATCAGTGCACTATTGTTGCAGGAAGAAATGATCACTTTACTTGAAAAAGGCAACCGGGATGATCTTATTCATTACTTGTCCCAAGAACTTGCGGGATTTTACCGCAGCAAAACCGAAATTGGAGGTATTCAAACATGA
- a CDS encoding PTS sugar transporter subunit IIA, protein MSVLTKDKVIMNATAQDKYEAIRMAGQILKDAGHITAEYIDKMLEREEIVSTYVGNGLAIPHGTKESKSFILSTGISVIQFPQGVDFGEEKAYMVIGIAAQGGEHMEILTSIAVICAEEENMEALRHAQTAEEVITILESEMEL, encoded by the coding sequence ATGAGTGTGTTAACTAAAGATAAAGTCATCATGAATGCAACGGCTCAGGACAAATACGAAGCGATTCGTATGGCAGGTCAAATTTTGAAAGATGCGGGACATATCACCGCTGAATACATTGACAAAATGCTGGAGCGTGAAGAGATTGTCTCCACGTATGTCGGCAACGGACTTGCAATTCCACATGGCACGAAGGAATCCAAATCATTCATTTTGTCCACAGGTATATCGGTGATTCAGTTCCCGCAAGGTGTTGATTTTGGGGAAGAGAAAGCGTATATGGTCATTGGTATCGCTGCTCAAGGTGGAGAACATATGGAGATCCTGACCAGCATCGCAGTCATCTGTGCCGAGGAAGAGAACATGGAAGCTTTGCGTCATGCTCAAACCGCTGAAGAAGTCATCACTATTTTGGAAAGCGAAATGGAACTATGA
- a CDS encoding mannitol-1-phosphate 5-dehydrogenase yields MKALHFGAGNIGRGFIGLILSRAGYNVVFSDVNQELVKALEQRGEYTVELANEAKDLETVTGVSAIDGTNLDTVAQNVAEAELITTAVGVNILKHIAPGIAKGLTSRLGTGDVFQPLHIIACENAIGASTQLKEHVYGLLDERTRQLADQYVYFPDSAVDRIVPIQHHEDPLHVQVEPFYEWVVDRSQMAPAFKPVEGVMYVDDLEPYIERKLFTVNTGHCIAAYIGYVNGYDTIQKAIADEKVKSIVYGALQETGAVLVKRFGFNADDHQLYIAKILERFVNPHLTDEVTRVGRSPLRKLSPNDRLVRPALQAYEYGTETTHLAMGMAAACKFDISEDPEAVELQTTIQQKGIEAALSQYTSMDESHPVLKQAVAHYQQMQK; encoded by the coding sequence ATGAAGGCCCTTCACTTTGGAGCAGGTAATATTGGACGTGGCTTTATCGGGTTGATTCTGTCCCGTGCAGGCTACAATGTCGTTTTCTCGGACGTTAACCAGGAGCTGGTTAAGGCTCTAGAGCAGCGTGGAGAGTATACGGTTGAACTGGCTAACGAGGCCAAGGATCTGGAGACAGTTACCGGTGTGAGTGCAATCGATGGAACCAATCTGGATACTGTTGCTCAGAACGTTGCAGAAGCTGAACTGATCACAACCGCTGTGGGTGTGAACATTCTGAAACATATTGCTCCGGGTATTGCAAAAGGACTTACATCCAGACTGGGAACAGGTGATGTCTTCCAGCCCCTTCACATTATTGCCTGTGAAAATGCAATTGGAGCCAGCACGCAGCTGAAAGAACATGTATATGGTCTACTTGATGAGCGTACTCGCCAGCTTGCGGATCAGTACGTGTATTTCCCGGACTCTGCCGTGGATCGGATTGTGCCGATTCAGCATCATGAAGATCCATTGCATGTACAGGTAGAGCCTTTCTATGAATGGGTTGTTGACCGTTCACAAATGGCCCCTGCATTCAAACCGGTTGAGGGTGTAATGTATGTGGATGATCTGGAGCCTTATATCGAACGGAAGCTGTTTACCGTAAACACCGGACACTGTATTGCTGCCTATATTGGATATGTGAACGGGTATGATACGATTCAGAAGGCTATTGCCGATGAAAAAGTCAAATCCATCGTATATGGTGCCTTGCAGGAAACCGGAGCTGTTTTGGTGAAGCGTTTTGGATTCAATGCCGACGATCATCAGTTGTACATTGCCAAAATATTGGAACGGTTCGTTAACCCGCATCTGACGGACGAAGTAACTCGTGTAGGACGTTCGCCGCTGCGGAAACTGTCCCCGAATGATCGTCTGGTTCGCCCGGCTCTCCAGGCTTACGAGTATGGAACGGAGACAACACATTTGGCAATGGGTATGGCGGCTGCTTGCAAGTTTGACATTTCCGAAGACCCAGAAGCAGTGGAACTCCAGACTACGATCCAGCAAAAAGGGATTGAAGCAGCACTCAGCCAGTATACGTCCATGGATGAGAGTCATCCTGTACTGAAGCAGGCTGTAGCGCATTATCAACAAATGCAGAAGTAA
- a CDS encoding cysteine-rich CWC family protein has product MSVEQDTKKVTPEVLVCPLCGEANGCSYAAGRPHSECWCNRAVFPEGVFDPIPAEQRRKSCICEACLDTYKKKKEQNKEPHS; this is encoded by the coding sequence ATGTCTGTTGAGCAGGATACAAAGAAAGTCACTCCAGAAGTTCTTGTATGTCCTTTATGCGGTGAGGCCAATGGTTGCTCCTATGCCGCTGGTCGTCCTCATTCAGAATGCTGGTGTAACCGGGCTGTGTTCCCAGAAGGGGTATTTGACCCCATTCCGGCAGAACAGCGCAGGAAGTCCTGCATCTGCGAGGCATGTCTGGATACGTATAAAAAGAAGAAAGAGCAAAATAAAGAGCCCCACAGTTAA
- a CDS encoding DNA mismatch repair protein MutS — MNEKTLTSLGYLQIQKNVAACALSYLGKRYARDMKPMVDAPLIQMRLEETAEAAALIRNGASVPIPSLDGMETIMDLLGTGYLFTERDFSHLAQFLRSCAQLMKYMEGKSEVAPTVSRYASSMIWMESLLSEIERCIHSGRIQDQASKELIRIRKKMTVNEERMKRKLDSLISKHRSIMQENVISQRGGRTVLPIKKEFRKHVKGSVLDESGSGQTVYIEPAELVGLQMELASLQAEESREEMKILGDLTSLAESYNREISLNTETVGILDFLFAKAKYAATMDGRTVRVNANGRVRLHHARHPFMGASMVPLDFAIGQTYSSLIITGPNTGGKTVALKTLGLLTLMMQSGLLVPVAEDGEMAVYHEIAVDIGDGQSLEQALSTFSAHIRNMIGILEQADSSTLVLIDEMASGTDPGEGVGLSIAMLEELHSRGATVIATTHFGEIKHFAAATPGFENARMEFDTVSLQPLYRLRIGEAGDSYAYSIALKLGMPQRIIERSKLISDQGVPQSVSSISSPSVPNVSSTSSQTNSTVEQERLNETRNMMKPVSPPVQTGTKKKFADRPETLEPTAPVKAFRKGDRVYAAYLNQSGIVCDVEDSRGNIGVMLRGRKVKIHKKRLTLHISAQELYPGDDYDLDIVLETKENRKKRKLMSRKHVEGLKIELPPEE, encoded by the coding sequence ATGAATGAAAAAACGTTAACCAGTCTGGGTTATCTCCAAATTCAAAAAAACGTTGCCGCCTGTGCCCTATCCTATTTAGGCAAACGTTACGCAAGAGACATGAAGCCAATGGTGGACGCTCCTCTGATTCAAATGCGTCTGGAAGAGACCGCTGAAGCGGCTGCTTTGATTCGTAACGGCGCCAGTGTGCCCATTCCATCACTGGATGGCATGGAGACCATTATGGATCTGCTAGGTACCGGTTATTTATTTACGGAACGTGATTTCAGCCATCTTGCCCAGTTTCTGCGCAGCTGTGCACAGCTGATGAAATACATGGAAGGCAAATCCGAAGTGGCACCCACAGTAAGTCGCTACGCTTCATCCATGATATGGATGGAATCCCTGCTGAGCGAGATTGAACGCTGTATCCATAGTGGACGCATTCAGGATCAGGCGAGCAAGGAGCTGATACGTATTCGTAAAAAAATGACGGTGAACGAGGAACGAATGAAGCGCAAGCTGGATTCGCTAATAAGCAAACACCGCTCCATCATGCAGGAAAATGTGATTAGTCAGCGTGGTGGAAGAACAGTGCTGCCCATTAAGAAAGAATTCCGCAAACACGTTAAAGGCAGTGTGCTGGATGAATCGGGAAGTGGCCAAACCGTATATATTGAACCTGCTGAATTAGTAGGTCTGCAAATGGAGCTGGCTTCACTGCAAGCCGAGGAATCACGGGAGGAGATGAAAATACTCGGTGACTTAACCTCTCTTGCAGAGTCTTATAATCGAGAAATCTCACTAAACACGGAAACGGTAGGAATTCTGGATTTCCTGTTCGCCAAAGCGAAATATGCGGCGACCATGGACGGACGGACTGTACGTGTCAATGCCAATGGACGGGTTCGGCTTCATCATGCCCGCCATCCGTTTATGGGCGCATCCATGGTTCCGCTTGATTTTGCAATTGGTCAGACGTATTCCTCACTAATCATTACAGGGCCGAATACGGGTGGCAAAACGGTTGCACTCAAAACATTGGGTCTGCTGACATTGATGATGCAATCCGGTCTGCTTGTGCCTGTCGCTGAAGATGGCGAGATGGCCGTGTATCATGAAATTGCTGTGGATATCGGTGATGGACAGAGCCTGGAGCAAGCACTTAGTACCTTTTCTGCACATATTCGCAACATGATTGGCATCCTGGAGCAAGCCGATTCATCGACGCTTGTGCTTATTGACGAGATGGCCTCCGGTACCGATCCCGGTGAGGGAGTGGGACTCTCGATCGCCATGCTGGAGGAGCTGCACAGCCGTGGAGCTACCGTTATCGCTACAACCCATTTTGGGGAAATCAAACATTTTGCTGCAGCCACGCCTGGATTTGAGAATGCAAGAATGGAATTCGATACGGTCTCTCTTCAACCTCTTTATCGATTGCGGATCGGAGAAGCCGGGGACAGCTATGCCTACTCCATTGCACTGAAATTGGGTATGCCACAGCGCATTATTGAGCGATCCAAGCTCATCTCAGATCAGGGTGTCCCGCAAAGTGTCTCTTCCATCTCCTCTCCATCCGTGCCTAATGTAAGTTCAACGTCATCACAAACAAACAGCACGGTTGAACAAGAACGATTGAATGAAACAAGGAACATGATGAAACCTGTCAGTCCGCCCGTACAGACTGGAACAAAAAAGAAATTTGCTGATCGGCCTGAAACATTAGAACCCACCGCCCCTGTTAAAGCATTCCGAAAAGGGGATCGCGTCTATGCAGCTTATCTGAACCAGTCAGGCATCGTCTGTGATGTGGAGGACAGTCGCGGAAATATCGGAGTCATGCTGCGTGGACGTAAAGTCAAAATTCACAAGAAACGCCTGACTTTGCATATTTCTGCACAGGAACTTTATCCGGGCGACGACTATGACCTCGACATCGTGCTGGAGACCAAAGAGAACCGCAAAAAACGCAAACTGATGAGTCGCAAGCATGTGGAAGGATTGAAGATTGAATTGCCCCCTGAAGAATAA
- a CDS encoding helix-turn-helix domain-containing protein — MPKYLLRLLCFTMILGALPVIVIGSVSYSIASRDIEQKVRESNLQILHQTQMRVEQVLRSLQLSSIQYVNSPLVLQAMKKPLDSSEFQEIRDLTSGFNNLQSVTNIDQAYLVNLDEDWVVSMRSFGKLDDFSIRDRIGSYLKYTNSLFWVTQNVSSTKESVSGSAEVGEATPEHSPTLISSDNVVSMVFKIPMIPTNVKPKGFLVIDIADTELSTFLSRNPNSGDMYVLDREQKYFLNDTEQDGKYDTLNQEIHEKVQTTGQSEGFFSAEVEGSQVAVSYRQSPLNGWLYVSVVSLSQITAQSQKIALVTGVATLVMLCLTGLVAFYGSRKMYSPISRLLQFTKGLDSPMAPSGRRQDEFIYIEEQLSTLFSSEKTMREQMKGQHVHLQEFFMTKLLTGKISEDDFRYQGQLYDFPTSWSRLGVLTLQIDTLEGTRYEEQDRDLLLFALNNMVGELLPSEIRFAPVMIDDAQVTVLASVLDDEVQLKEWMHTQAELIRERVVTYLNLPVSIGISRSYSAIGDSPRAYQESREALQGRVSLGSRIILHYEDIQPRGQTEAALYTQLRMIEDQLASALKQGDEEKTDVYFKQYLGLLADKKLHFSEYPVIMVQLLSHVYQLVQEQGGNVAEVLGEKASMARLLKLSTLDEMTNWFRKCLFQPVIRFWREQEESQYLNIARRMIRLIEERYDRELSLEACAEELNFHPVYLSRVFKKEAGVNFTEYLAEYRMEKAKTWLQTTNLKISEIAEKLNYTNPTAFIRTFRKITGTTPGKYREQQR, encoded by the coding sequence TTGCCTAAATACCTGCTGCGTTTGCTCTGTTTTACGATGATTCTCGGAGCCCTTCCGGTCATTGTTATTGGTTCAGTCTCCTATTCGATTGCTTCACGTGACATTGAGCAGAAGGTGCGGGAGAGTAATTTGCAGATTCTGCATCAGACCCAAATGCGGGTAGAACAAGTATTGCGCAGCCTGCAATTATCGTCCATCCAATATGTGAATTCTCCCTTGGTATTACAAGCGATGAAAAAACCGCTGGACAGCAGCGAATTTCAGGAAATTCGTGATCTGACTTCCGGATTTAATAATCTGCAATCGGTTACAAATATCGATCAGGCCTACCTTGTGAATCTGGATGAAGACTGGGTTGTTTCGATGCGATCCTTTGGAAAATTGGATGATTTCAGTATTCGGGACCGGATAGGCTCTTATTTGAAATATACAAACAGCCTGTTCTGGGTAACGCAAAATGTGAGTTCAACCAAAGAAAGTGTGTCGGGATCGGCGGAAGTTGGTGAAGCGACACCAGAACACTCGCCTACCCTTATTTCATCCGACAACGTGGTCAGCATGGTATTCAAGATTCCGATGATACCAACGAATGTGAAACCCAAGGGATTTCTGGTTATAGACATAGCCGATACAGAGCTAAGTACATTTCTAAGCCGAAATCCGAATTCAGGGGATATGTACGTCCTTGATCGGGAGCAGAAATATTTTCTCAACGATACAGAACAAGATGGGAAATACGACACGCTGAATCAGGAAATCCACGAAAAGGTACAAACGACGGGACAGTCGGAGGGTTTCTTCAGCGCAGAGGTGGAAGGAAGCCAGGTGGCGGTTAGCTACAGGCAGTCCCCACTTAATGGCTGGTTGTATGTATCTGTTGTATCGCTGAGTCAGATAACCGCCCAGTCGCAGAAAATTGCATTGGTTACAGGTGTGGCTACGCTGGTCATGTTATGTTTAACGGGACTAGTAGCCTTTTATGGCAGTCGCAAGATGTACTCTCCCATTTCCAGACTTCTGCAGTTTACGAAAGGACTGGATTCTCCTATGGCTCCGTCGGGACGCCGCCAGGATGAATTTATATACATTGAAGAGCAATTATCGACCTTGTTCAGCTCGGAGAAAACGATGCGTGAGCAGATGAAGGGCCAACATGTTCATTTGCAGGAATTTTTTATGACCAAACTGCTTACAGGCAAAATATCGGAAGATGACTTCAGATATCAGGGTCAGTTATACGATTTTCCAACCTCATGGTCTAGACTTGGGGTACTTACACTTCAGATTGATACTCTTGAAGGGACAAGATATGAAGAGCAGGACCGGGATCTGCTGCTGTTCGCGTTAAACAATATGGTCGGTGAGCTGCTGCCCTCTGAGATTCGTTTCGCACCTGTCATGATTGATGACGCCCAGGTTACGGTATTGGCATCCGTGTTGGATGATGAAGTACAACTAAAAGAGTGGATGCACACTCAAGCGGAATTGATTCGTGAGCGGGTCGTGACCTATCTGAATCTGCCTGTAAGTATCGGTATTAGTCGCTCCTATTCTGCAATAGGTGATTCACCAAGGGCTTACCAGGAGAGTCGTGAGGCGCTGCAAGGCAGGGTAAGTCTGGGCAGCCGTATTATTTTGCATTATGAGGATATTCAGCCGCGCGGTCAGACGGAGGCAGCGTTATATACACAGCTCAGGATGATTGAAGACCAGTTGGCTTCTGCACTCAAGCAAGGGGACGAGGAGAAAACCGATGTGTACTTTAAGCAATACCTCGGTCTGCTCGCAGACAAGAAGCTGCACTTCAGCGAATACCCCGTTATCATGGTTCAGCTGTTGTCCCATGTGTATCAGCTTGTTCAGGAGCAGGGTGGGAATGTTGCGGAAGTGTTGGGCGAAAAGGCCTCTATGGCTCGACTGCTGAAGTTGTCCACATTGGATGAAATGACGAACTGGTTCCGCAAATGTTTATTTCAACCCGTCATTCGATTCTGGCGCGAACAGGAAGAGTCTCAATATTTGAATATTGCCCGGCGCATGATTCGGCTGATCGAAGAGCGATATGATCGCGAATTGTCGCTGGAAGCTTGCGCAGAAGAACTGAATTTTCATCCGGTTTATTTGAGCCGTGTGTTCAAGAAGGAGGCTGGTGTCAACTTTACGGAATACCTTGCCGAATACCGGATGGAAAAAGCCAAAACCTGGCTGCAGACGACCAATCTGAAAATATCGGAAATTGCCGAGAAACTCAATTACACCAACCCTACCGCTTTTATCCGTACATTTCGTAAAATTACGGGAACCACCCCCGGAAAATACCGGGAGCAGCAGCGATAA